A genomic segment from Pelobates fuscus isolate aPelFus1 chromosome 7, aPelFus1.pri, whole genome shotgun sequence encodes:
- the BARX1 gene encoding homeobox protein BarH-like 1 yields MQHPLEIGAHYLPHDAFADHRSHRYRSFMIEEILTDHQDSKISAPSGELLKFGVQALLSARPYHNHLALLKAEQASVFKFPLNPLSCPGLGSPISSALLAAGSGLQGGPGSPHHLPLELHLRGKLEAGLSDQGSKAKKGRRSRTVFTELQLMGLEKRFEKQKYLSTPDRIDLAESLGLSQLQVKTWYQNRRMKWKKIVLQGGGLESPTKPKGRPKKNSIPTSEQLTEQERAKEADKQTDNVHSPSEVTQEE; encoded by the exons ATGCAGCACCCCTTGGAAATAGGGGCCCATTATTTACCCCATGATGCGTTTGCAGATCACAGGTCCCATCGCTACAGAAGTTTTATGATCGAAGAGATACTGACTGATCACCAGGATTCCAAGATTTCAGCGCCTTCTGGGGAGCTTCTGAAATTTGGGGTGCAAGCATTACTCTCGGCCAGACCTTATCACAACCACCTAG CTTTATTAAAGGCAGAACAAGCTTCAGTGTTCAAGTTCCCTTTGAACCCCCTCTCATGTCCTGGACTGGGATCCCCAATCAGCTCTGCCCTGCTGGCTGCAGGCTCTGGCCTTCAGGGAGGTCCAGGATCCCCACATCACTTGCCTCTAGAATTGCACCTCAGGGGAAAACTGGAGGCTGGCCTCTCAGATCAGGGTAGTAAGGccaagaagggaagaaggagcagGACTGTgtttactgaactacaactcatgGGTCTGGAAAAAAGATTTGAGAAACAGAAATACCTCTCCACACCTGACAG GATAGACCTGGCGGAGTCACTCGGCCTCAGTCAGCTTCAAGTGAAAACCTGGTACCAGAACCGAAGGATGAAATGGAAGAAAATA GTTTTACAAGGTGGGGGCCTTGAATCTCCAACAAAACCAAAAGGTCGCCCCAAAAAGAATTCTATCCCCACCAGTGAACAACTAACTGAGCAAGAACGGGCAAAGGaggcagacaaacagacagacaatgTTCACTCACCTTCAGAGGTGACCCAAGAGGAATGA